The DNA segment GCGGCGTGCagtcctccccctcttcgtcCTCCTTCCTCAGATGCAGAGATCCGCTCACGCGCTCTCATCCTCGCTCactttctttcttttctcgtTGCGCACTGTTGCATATCGCTCAGCTCCGTCTCGCGGGGGCGCGCTTATTCAGACCGCACCGTGTGCATTCCGCGCCAActacacacaagcacacagggagagagagacgtctGTAGAGCATTGGCGGAAAACACAAGTGAAGGAGGGAACGCACTCTGTGAACAGGAGCCGccctgcgcagcgcacctCAGCCagaccgaaaaaaaaaaaaaacattgAAGACAACGGCACTcaaaacaaaagaagaaacgTGACCAGACCAGAGGGGATGGGATGGCCGGGTATGCGAGTCAGCTTGTGCGAGTCACTCGCATGCATGCCCACACTCaccacacagagacacgtACACACAAAACATGTGCAGTGGCAGCCACAGGAGGGGACAGAAAGACCCAtcagctggcggcggcggtggggcaaGGTTCGATCCCGTCTTGGCATCGCgttcttcctcctttttgTTGTCGATTGTTATTACTTCGATCTTATCTTTCcatttgcttttttttcttttcgtgtggGAGGGGGTTTGCTGTTCTCTCATTCACTGCAGGTGCGGCGACGTGGTGAGCAAccagcggcgcacgcacgcacacacgaggtGGCGTTGTCGAAAAGAAGACAtacgcgaaaaaaaaaacagaaaccAAAAGGCGgcgagggaagagagaggcgcgcgcccCGCCCTTCTTTGTTTGCTTGAGTGCCTTTCCGCTTGTACCGGAGTGCGGGATTACGATGTGAGGTCCGCAGAGGGCAAGGAAACCTTTaaaaaagacaaaaaagGGTTACgcagaaaacaaaggaaaagagggcaAGCGCCGGAAGCCTCGAAAGACACAACagacggggagagagaagggagggaggggggggggcagtcGAGTACGTGTCATGAGCAGGACTTAAAACAAAGAAGGGCAGAAGAAGGCTATAAAggagaaaaaggaggcgcGTCGGCAGACGCCGAAGCACACCACCTAAGTGCGCCTCTTTTCCACGCGTATTTGCTTCTAATGTTCCCCTCCTGACCTTCTACCGCCCTCGCTTCGTCGTGGCGCAACCTCACCGCCATAGCAGCACGTATATTACACGCACGCTGGGAAGAAGCCCTCGTCAATactacccctccccctcctcctaaacacacacacacgcgccttctctccctcaACTGCAGACCCCAAGCACGTACGGTAGCACCGAAAAGGCCAAAAGACGCCAAAGAACacgagaaagcgagagagctGCACCAGTTCCGCGATCGCCCTTGAGCACGACGAGCAATGCAGAAAAAACAGGCGGCCCGTGCACATTATGCAAGACCTCTCCGCCAGTCCACCAGCTCGCACGTGCACCGGTTGCTCGCTTGCGCCTTCGAGGCATTTCCCAGTCGTTTCGCGTCATATGCGTGTAAGTCTGAGACTCATTCGCTCAGGAAAGGGAGTGGCCCGTGTTCGGCCTTTCTCTGTGCGACTGGTGATGCCAGTGCTTCCGATTATAAGCAACGACGCGTAGGTGCCGCTGTCTCGCGgcaaggagaaggggaaggaggaaaaAGGGAGACGGGCGCCGAAGGCGGGTCAACCGTCGTGGTTGcagtccccctcccctccacctgCCGACTTCAAGAACAGAAAAggcaaaaagagaagagtCCACGAACTTCGAAGCAGACAtagaaaacagaaaaaaaagcttCAACACCCTCGGAAATTAAAGCCGCGCTCAGCCGTGTGTGGGTCTTCGTATTTTGCATCAGAGGCGGTGGGGAGCTCAAGAGAAAGGCCCAAACACATCAGAGAGAAGATGAGTGACGGAAAGAGTGGGGTGAAGGAGCatagagggaggggggaacaccgaaaagaaagaaaagagcgaaaAGATAAAGCCTGCAGAGTTTGTCTTTTCTCGATTGGGGCGCGCTTGCTGCAGCTTCCTCGTTATACGCGGCACTGCGCTCCTCCTgtgtctctcctctccctcgttgTTCGCAGTATCAACCGCGCCTCCCTCACACTTCTCCCACTCCACCTCACGATCCAGTCCTTCTCGGCATTTTGCCCGCATCTCTCCCAACCTTTGTGGTCACGCCTTCTTTCTTCCTCCACCACAGAGCCGACCAAAACGTCCGCGAGACCCTCTTCCCTGTCGCTcggacgccgccgtccttcTCATGATCTGCACACGCGGCGTCATTCTTTTCCCTTCTTCGTTGCTCCTCCATCGCCACGAGAAACTCGCTTTTTACGCTTTCGTTTCGCTCGTCCCGCGTGATTTCGTGCCGACGCCCATGAGCGCAGAGATGCACTTAACTGCGATGACAGAGAAACTCATCCCTTTCCTTACCATTGATTTCCTATTCTCTGCATCCTTTATGAGCCGACAACAGTTTTCGGGGTCAGGTGTCTAGTGGCGGTCCGGGCACTCGCGGGACAGGTGGTCGGTCGAGCCGCAGTTGTAGCACGACTTCGGCTTGCGCTCGTTCGGGCAGTCGCGGCTCATGTGGCCCGTGCCACCGCAGTTGTAGCAAGAGCGGGTGTCGGCGCCGGCCTTGGCCTCGTTCGTGCACTCGCGGGACAGGTGGTCGGTCGAGCCGCAGTTGTAGCACGACTTCGGCTTCCGCTCACTGGGGCAGTCGCGGCTCATGTGGCCGGTCTCACCACAGTTGTAGCAAGAGCGGGTcaccgcggcgcgcgggcagctgcgcgacatGTGGCCGGCCTCACCACACTTGTAGCACGTGATAGCGGACATGATGATGGAAGGAGGTGAATGAAAagaatgagagagagagagcggtgaAAGACTCGGGAAGGCGGGAATCTGCGCAAGTGCACGCGTGTGGCCGGCGGGGGAGAGTGAAGGAAAGGAGAGTgtgaaggaagagagagaagggggtgtGGCACATGTGCACAAGGGGGTGGTGTTGTGCAGCAGAAG comes from the Leishmania infantum JPCM5 genome chromosome 36 genome and includes:
- the UMSBP2 gene encoding universal minicircle sequence binding protein gives rise to the protein MSAITCYKCGEAGHMSRSCPRAAVTRSCYNCGETGHMSRDCPSERKPKSCYNCGSTDHLSRECTNEAKAGADTRSCYNCGGTGHMSRDCPNERKPKSCYNCGSTDHLSRECPDRH